In a genomic window of Nodosilinea sp. E11:
- the purB gene encoding adenylosuccinate lyase has translation MIERYTLPEMGDLWTDDYKFKTWLRVEIAVCEAQAELGYIPQEAVDEIKAKAKFDPKRILEIEAEVRHDVIAFLTNVNEYVGDAGRYIHLGMTSSDMLDTALSLQMVDSLQVIMTHVENLIQAIRYKAQEHRDTVMIGRSHGIHAEPITFGFKLAGWLAEMLRHRERLAHLQDAIAVGKISGAVGTYANIDPKIEALACQNLGLRPDTASTQVISRDIHAEFMNALALLGASIERFAVEIRNLQRSDVLEVEEFFSKKQKGSSAMPHKRNPIRSERLTGMARILRGNAMAALENVALWHERDISHSSVERVAFPDSCILTHFMLVETTGLIKNLLVYPENMARNMNVYGGVVFSQGVMLALVDKGLAREEAYAIVQSCAHQAWNTDNGNFRHLIEADDRVKANLSPAEIATCFDPDRHLRNLDQVYQRLGI, from the coding sequence TTGATTGAACGCTACACCCTGCCCGAAATGGGCGACCTCTGGACCGACGACTACAAGTTTAAGACCTGGCTGCGGGTCGAAATTGCGGTGTGCGAAGCCCAGGCCGAACTGGGCTACATTCCCCAAGAGGCCGTAGACGAAATCAAGGCCAAAGCCAAGTTTGACCCCAAGCGCATTCTCGAGATCGAAGCTGAGGTACGCCACGATGTGATTGCCTTTCTCACTAACGTCAATGAGTACGTGGGCGATGCGGGGCGCTACATTCACCTGGGCATGACCAGCTCTGACATGCTGGATACGGCGCTGTCGCTGCAGATGGTCGACAGTCTTCAGGTGATTATGACCCACGTGGAGAACTTGATTCAGGCGATTCGCTACAAGGCCCAGGAGCACCGCGATACGGTGATGATCGGTCGTTCCCACGGCATTCACGCCGAACCGATTACCTTTGGCTTTAAGCTGGCTGGCTGGCTGGCTGAGATGCTGCGCCACCGGGAGCGGTTGGCCCATCTACAAGATGCGATCGCCGTGGGCAAAATCTCCGGCGCGGTAGGCACCTACGCCAACATTGACCCCAAAATCGAGGCGCTGGCCTGCCAAAATTTGGGGCTGCGTCCCGATACGGCTTCCACCCAGGTCATTTCTCGCGATATTCACGCTGAGTTTATGAATGCGCTGGCGCTATTGGGAGCCTCGATTGAGCGGTTCGCCGTAGAAATTCGCAATCTCCAGCGCAGCGATGTGCTGGAAGTGGAGGAGTTTTTCTCTAAGAAGCAAAAGGGCTCGTCGGCCATGCCCCACAAACGCAACCCCATTCGCTCAGAGCGGTTGACGGGGATGGCTAGAATTTTGCGGGGCAACGCGATGGCGGCGCTAGAGAACGTGGCCCTGTGGCACGAGCGGGATATCTCCCACAGTTCGGTTGAGCGGGTGGCCTTTCCCGACAGCTGCATTCTCACCCACTTTATGCTGGTTGAAACCACCGGGCTGATTAAAAATCTGCTGGTCTACCCCGAAAATATGGCCCGCAATATGAACGTCTACGGCGGCGTAGTCTTTAGCCAAGGGGTGATGCTGGCGCTGGTTGACAAGGGGTTGGCCCGCGAAGAGGCCTACGCCATTGTGCAGTCGTGCGCCCACCAGGCCTGGAACACCGACAACGGCAATTTTCGCCACCTGATTGAGGCCGACGATCGCGTCAAGGCCAACCTCTCCCCAGCGGAGATCGCCACCTGCTTTGACCCCGATCGCCACCTGCGCAACCTCGATCAGGTCTACCAACGCCTGGGAATCTAG
- a CDS encoding UPF0182 family protein — MTYSPAKSFRARRLLPWVVAITLLLVFSGSLVHLLTESWWFESVGYESVFWLRLRWQLALGLGAFALYAGVLWANYAIALRITRDRPYRFLSRYSDLHQREQIGRLLNLGALGLIVVLALGVALRSAATWQTVLQYLNPTAFGTADPIFGRDISFYVFRLPLWQGIQANLLGLLVWGLLLAATVYALKGEVRPERGWKYFLTGEAKAHLCILLAAIAVMLAVGFWLDRYLLLYSDSGVIFGAGYTDVHARLQAYWLMGFVTLAVAALFLIALGRSGFSLPIFGIVIYLGVLVLVNGLYPWFQQNFVVEPNELTIERPYIEHNIAFTRQAYNLTSVISEPFPAENNLSRAVVDANGPTIGNIRLWDYAPLLSTYKQLQEIRLYYNFEDVDIDRYTLNGDYRQVTLSARELPVEQLPPEAQNWINRQLKFTHGFGVVMSPVNQVTPNGLPEFFIRNVPPVSTVDVPLDQPRIYYGESTRNYIFTGANTDEFDYPLSNTNAAYRYTGVGGVPLGSWLRRLAYAYDLGNFRILISNYFSPDTRIHYHRLLADRVRQVAPFLTFDSDPYPALVEGRIKWILDGYTSSDRYPYSEPLNRRNDLISLVDSANPLMRNGVNYIRDAVKVFIDAYDGTLEFYARDDQDPLLATYSRIFPNLFKPIEAMPATYREHLRYPQDIFTVQAQMYRAYHMENPEVFYNREDLWRFPEHVEEDVVTAMEPYYIIMKLPRLAQEEFLQILPFTPANRDNMIAWMAGGSDGENYGRLLLYEFPKQELVFGPTQIEARISQTPEISEQLTLWSQQGSGVIRGTLLVIPVEQSLLYVQPIYLRADQGELPELRRVILAYGDRVVMRETLDQGLDAIFGDAPAPQAATPTAPGEAAPLPDTMANLIQAALESYQAGQQALQQGDWQRYGEAQQQLETILRQLDQQNP; from the coding sequence GTGACCTATTCCCCCGCTAAGTCTTTTCGAGCGCGTCGATTGCTGCCCTGGGTGGTGGCCATTACTCTACTGCTGGTGTTTTCGGGCAGCCTAGTGCATCTGCTCACCGAGTCATGGTGGTTTGAGTCGGTGGGCTATGAGTCGGTGTTTTGGCTGCGCCTGCGGTGGCAGTTGGCTCTGGGGCTAGGCGCCTTTGCCCTCTATGCCGGGGTGCTGTGGGCTAACTACGCCATAGCTCTACGCATTACCCGCGATCGCCCCTACCGGTTCTTGAGCCGCTATAGCGATCTGCACCAGCGGGAGCAGATTGGACGCTTGCTTAACTTGGGGGCACTGGGCCTAATTGTTGTGCTGGCCCTGGGTGTTGCGCTGCGATCGGCGGCGACCTGGCAAACGGTGCTGCAATACCTCAACCCCACCGCCTTCGGCACGGCTGACCCCATTTTTGGACGCGATATTAGCTTTTACGTCTTTCGGCTACCCCTGTGGCAGGGGATACAGGCGAACCTGTTAGGGCTGCTGGTGTGGGGCCTACTGCTGGCCGCCACCGTCTATGCCCTCAAGGGCGAGGTGCGCCCCGAACGCGGCTGGAAGTATTTTCTCACCGGGGAAGCTAAGGCCCACCTGTGTATTTTGCTAGCGGCGATCGCAGTGATGCTGGCGGTAGGCTTCTGGCTCGATCGCTACCTGCTGCTGTACTCCGACAGCGGAGTGATTTTTGGTGCAGGCTATACCGATGTTCATGCCCGGCTTCAGGCCTACTGGCTCATGGGGTTTGTCACCCTGGCCGTGGCAGCGCTGTTTCTGATTGCCCTGGGGCGCAGCGGCTTTTCGCTACCCATCTTTGGCATTGTGATCTATCTGGGAGTGCTGGTGCTGGTGAACGGCCTGTACCCGTGGTTTCAGCAAAACTTTGTGGTCGAGCCCAACGAACTCACCATTGAGCGGCCCTACATTGAGCACAACATTGCCTTTACCCGGCAAGCTTATAACCTCACCAGCGTTATCTCAGAACCCTTCCCCGCCGAAAATAACCTCAGCCGGGCCGTGGTCGATGCCAACGGGCCGACCATTGGCAATATTCGCCTGTGGGACTACGCTCCCCTGCTAAGCACCTACAAACAGCTGCAAGAAATTCGCCTCTACTACAACTTCGAAGATGTTGATATCGATCGCTATACCCTCAATGGCGACTACCGCCAGGTAACGCTCTCGGCCCGAGAACTGCCGGTCGAGCAACTGCCCCCCGAGGCCCAAAACTGGATCAACCGCCAGCTCAAATTTACCCACGGCTTCGGAGTGGTGATGAGCCCGGTCAACCAGGTGACCCCCAATGGACTGCCTGAGTTTTTTATTCGCAATGTGCCCCCCGTCTCGACGGTAGATGTGCCCCTCGATCAGCCTCGCATTTACTACGGCGAAAGCACACGCAACTACATTTTTACCGGAGCCAACACTGACGAGTTTGACTACCCCCTCAGCAATACCAATGCCGCCTATCGCTACACCGGAGTCGGCGGCGTGCCTTTGGGTTCTTGGCTACGGCGGCTGGCCTACGCCTACGATCTGGGCAATTTTCGGATTTTAATCTCCAACTACTTCAGCCCCGACACCCGCATCCACTATCACCGCCTGCTTGCCGATCGAGTGCGTCAGGTAGCCCCGTTTCTCACCTTTGACAGCGACCCTTATCCAGCCCTCGTCGAAGGGCGAATTAAATGGATTTTGGATGGCTATACGAGTAGCGATCGCTACCCCTACTCCGAACCGCTCAACCGGCGCAACGACCTGATTTCTCTCGTAGACAGCGCCAACCCGCTGATGCGCAACGGCGTCAACTACATTCGTGACGCTGTCAAAGTCTTCATCGATGCCTACGACGGCACTCTAGAATTCTATGCCCGCGACGACCAAGACCCCCTGTTAGCGACCTACAGCCGCATCTTTCCCAACCTGTTTAAACCCATCGAAGCGATGCCCGCCACCTACCGTGAGCACCTGCGCTACCCCCAAGATATCTTCACCGTGCAGGCCCAGATGTACCGGGCTTACCACATGGAAAACCCCGAGGTGTTTTACAACCGCGAAGACCTGTGGCGGTTTCCGGAGCATGTAGAAGAGGATGTCGTGACGGCGATGGAGCCTTATTACATCATCATGAAGCTCCCCAGGCTGGCCCAGGAGGAGTTTTTGCAGATTTTGCCGTTTACCCCCGCCAACCGCGACAACATGATCGCCTGGATGGCAGGCGGCTCTGACGGTGAAAACTACGGTCGGCTGTTGCTCTACGAATTTCCTAAGCAAGAACTGGTGTTTGGCCCCACCCAGATCGAGGCCCGCATTAGCCAAACCCCAGAAATTTCTGAACAGCTTACCCTCTGGAGCCAGCAGGGGTCGGGGGTGATTCGAGGGACGCTGCTGGTAATTCCCGTTGAGCAGTCGTTGCTGTACGTGCAGCCGATTTATCTGCGGGCCGACCAGGGCGAGTTGCCTGAGCTGCGGCGAGTTATTTTGGCCTACGGCGATCGCGTGGTTATGCGCGAAACCCTCGACCAAGGTCTAGACGCAATCTTTGGCGATGCGCCCGCACCCCAAGCCGCTACCCCAACCGCTCCTGGTGAGGCAGCCCCCCTGCCAGACACCATGGCAAATTTGATTCAGGCCGCCCTAGAGTCTTACCAGGCGGGTCAGCAGGCCCTTCAGCAGGGTGACTGGCAGCGCTACGGTGAAGCCCAGCAGCAGCTAGAAACTATCTTGAGGCAGCTCGATCAACAAAATCCGTAA
- a CDS encoding RNA-binding protein: MSIYVGNLAFNATQDQITEVFAEYGAVSRVSLPTDRETGRPRGFAFVEMENEADEDAAIEALDGAEWMGRDLKVNKARPRESRGGGSGGGGGWNSRR; encoded by the coding sequence ATGTCAATTTACGTCGGCAACCTGGCTTTTAACGCCACCCAAGACCAAATCACTGAGGTCTTTGCCGAATACGGTGCCGTCAGCCGCGTTAGCCTACCCACCGATCGTGAAACCGGTCGGCCTCGTGGCTTTGCATTCGTAGAGATGGAAAACGAGGCTGATGAAGATGCCGCTATTGAAGCTCTAGATGGGGCTGAGTGGATGGGTCGCGATTTGAAGGTTAACAAAGCTCGCCCCCGGGAGTCTCGGGGTGGCGGCAGTGGTGGTGGTGGTGGCTGGAACAGCCGCCGCTAG
- the rpsU gene encoding 30S ribosomal protein S21, with protein MAQVVLGEDENIESALRRFKRKVSRAGIFSDMRKNRHFETPIEKKKRKTLARHKQRRWSSKR; from the coding sequence ATGGCCCAAGTTGTTTTGGGAGAAGACGAAAATATTGAATCAGCCCTGCGTCGATTCAAGCGCAAGGTTTCCCGTGCAGGCATATTTTCTGACATGCGGAAAAACCGCCACTTTGAAACCCCCATCGAGAAGAAAAAGCGCAAGACCCTGGCCCGCCACAAGCAGCGCCGCTGGAGCTCAAAGCGTTAG